One region of Camelina sativa cultivar DH55 unplaced genomic scaffold, Cs unpScaffold00908, whole genome shotgun sequence genomic DNA includes:
- the LOC104773988 gene encoding uncharacterized protein LOC104773988, which translates to MADSKEKITEKLHTLPSVFVPHEIGSRQNDLISGIFLPLGDVYWNDSAGVLNEIKEISSQISSVVESLRRKTLCTIYPGLHDFFVNGCGVPETPPFQEYLKILGQFAHYMSPSCAAKAVFKIFLKWSDDLNSGKSSEDVVHFKERLSELEYTVLPTENDKWVSLHSSFGLVCWCDDEKLKKRFIKKDNIEFINFGENDDKEQEVLQTKVSGLMHSLGIPSISEVVKREAKYEGSQDNTVTVSLVNWALPYAQRYIYTVHHVKYTQTKKTVHSQLKRLQIFVADKLCYRNVIPQYGISSKKEFKCSSLLHDKALYTTPCLDSHSLFMELSRLFFNGVPDLHLANFLHLIKTMAESGLSEEQMESFILNSQKVHQIPDDEKIWSLKSVVKAKKKAGISLSWLPSSSKPGHGSSKAHVDDSKQELASGMHSSGEKDETEAPDEKIPTEMTDTNLVSGYDNYAGTSSRTSEPNPLHSMHMISGSTPGNQAATNFNPNLPHEWNNSFSVNFSERDQLHTGTPWAAQAQQTGRKGEEIAYRYFVAKYGNEALVRWVNDQSETGLPYDLLIESRGGKKEYVEVKATVSTRKDYFNLTVREWQFANEKGDGYIIAHVLLGNSNAILTQHRNPVKLCQEGHLRLLILMPNQRNEVNVSF; encoded by the exons ATGGCTGATTCAAAGGAGAAAATAACTGAAAAACTTCATACTCTCCCGTCTGTATTTGTACCACATGAAATTGGAAGTAGGCAGAATGATCTGATATCTGGAATATTCTTGCCACTTGGTGATGTTTACTGGAATGATTCTGCTGGCGTTTTAAATGAGATAAAAGAGATCAGTTCGCAGATCAGCAGTGTTGTGGAATCATTGCGTAGGAAAACGTTGTGCACTATCTATCCAGGTCTCCATGACTTTTTTGTGAATGGTTGTGGAGTACCTGAGACGCCTCCTTTTCAAGAATACCTTAAAATTCTAGGGCAGTTCGCACATTATATGTCACCCTCATGTGCTGCCAAGGCT GTCTTTAAAATTTTCCTGAAGTGGAGTGATGACTTGAATTCTGGCAAATCTTCCGAAGATGTCGTTCATTTTAAAGAGAGACTTTCAGAACTCGAGTACACTGTACTTCCTACTGAAAATGATAAGTGGGTTTCCTTGCACTCCTCGTTTGGTCTCGTATGTTGGTGTGATGATGAGAAGTTAAAGAAGAGATTTATAAAGAAGGATAACATTGAGTTCATTAACTTTGGGGAAAATGATGATAAAGAGCAAGAGGTGCTTCAAACAAAAGTGTCTGGACTCATGCACAGCTTGGGCATTCCAAGTATTTCTGAG gTGGTAAAACGTGAAGCTAAATATGAAGGTTCGCAAGATAATACTGTAACAGTGTCACTTGTAAACTGGGCTCTGCCTTATGCCCAGCGATATATCTATACTGTTCATCATGTGAAGTATACCCAGACAAAAAAGACAGTCCATAGTCAACTCAAGCGTCTACAAATCTTTGTTGCTGATAAGTTATGCTATAGGAATGTCATACCGCAATATGGCATTAGCTCTAAAAAGGAGTTCAAATGCAGCTCTCTTCTACAT GATAAAGCTCTGTACACAACACCATGTCTGGATTCCCATTCCTTGTTCATGGAATTGTCTCGTTTGTTTTTCAACGGAGTTCCTGATCTGCATCTGGCAAATTTCCTTCACTTGATAAAAACAATGGCAGAATCTGGTTTGAGCGAGGAGCAAATGGAATCTTTCATTCTGAACAGTCAGAAAGTTCATCAGATTCCTGACGATGAGAAGATCTGGTCCCTTAAGTCTGTTGTTAAAGCGAAGAAGAAAGCTGGAATAAGCTTGAGCTGGTTACCTTCAAGTTCCAAACCAGGACATGGTTCTAGCAAGGCCCACGTTGATGATTCTAAACAAGAGCTGGCCTCTGGTATGCATAGCAGCGGTGAAAAGGATGAAACAGAGGCTCCTGACGAAAAAATACCGACTGAGATGACTGATACCAACTTGGTTTCTGGATATGATAATTATGCAGGCACAAGTTCACGAACTAGTGAGCCAAACCCATTGCATTCAATGCATATGATTAGTGGCTCAACCCCAGGGAATCAAGCTGCTACTAACTTCAATCCAAATCTTCCTCATGAATGGAACAATTCCTTCTCGGTTAACTTCAGCGAAAGAGATCAGCTTCACACCGGCACACCCTGGGCTGCACAAGCGCAACAGACCGGTAGAAAAGGTGAAGAAATAGCGTACAGATACTTTGTTGCAAAATATGGCAATGAGGCTCTGGTTAGATGGGTTAACGACCAGAGTGAAACCGGTTTACCTTACGACCTACTGATCGAAAGCCGAGGTGGTAAGAAAGAGTACGTGGAGGTGAAAGCAACGGTGTCGACGCGGAAAGACTATTTCAACTTGACAGTGAGAGAATGGCAATTTGCAAATGAGAAAGGGGATGGTTACATAATTGCTCATGTTTTGTTAGGCAACAGTAATGCAATCCTCACACAGCATAGAAACCCGGTCAAGTTATGCCAAGAAGGTCATCTCCGGTTATTGATTCTCATGCCAAACCAGCGAAACGAGGTCAACGTTTCATTTTAA
- the LOC104773989 gene encoding cytochrome P450 83A1: MEDITIGLVALAAVLLFFLYQKPKTKRYKLPPGPSPLPVIGNLHQLEKLNPQRFFARWAKKYGPILSYKIGSRTMMVISSAELAKELLKTQDVNFANRPQHHGHEFISYGRRDMALNHYTPYYREMRKMGMNHVFSPARVATFKHVREEEARRMIYKIDKAAEKSEAVDISELMLTFTNSVVCRQAFGKKYNEEGEEMKRFISILYGTQSVLGKIFFADFFPYCGFLDNLSGLTAYLKECFDRADLYLQEVVNETLDPKRAKPETESMIDLLMGIYEAQPLASEFTIDNVKAVIMDIIVAGTDTAAAAVVWGMTYLMKYPQVLKKAQAEVREYMREKGSTFVNEDDVKNLPYFKALVKETLRIEPVIPLLIPRACIQDTKIAGYDVPAGTTVNVNAWAVSRDEKEWGPNPDEFRPERFFEKDVDFKGTDYEFIPFGSGRRMCPGMRLGAAMLEVPYANLLLNYNFRLPNGMKPDEINMDVMTGLAMHKAQHLKLVPEKVNMY; this comes from the exons ATGGAAGATATTACAATAGGCCTGGTGGCTCTTGCCGcggttcttctcttctttctttaccaAAAACCGAAAACCAAACGGTACAAGCTGCCACCAGGCCCATCGCCGCTTCCGGTGATCGGAAACCTCCACCAGCTTGAGAAGCTTAACCCACAACGCTTTTTCGCTAGATGGGCCAAAAAATACGGGCCAATCTTGTCATACAAGATTGGAAGCAGAACAATGATGGTGATATCGTCGGCTGAACTAGCTAAAGAGCTTCTCAAGACGCAAGATGTCAACTTCGCCAACCGACCTCAGCACCATGGCCATGAGTTCATATCCTACGGCCGGCGTGACATGGCATTGAACCACTACACACCGTATTACCGAGAGATGAGGAAGATGGGGATGAACCATGTATTCTCACCTGCACGTGTGGCCACCTTTAAGCACGTCCGGGAGGAAGAGGCTAGGAGGATGATTTATAAGATCGATAAGGCCGCGGAAAAATCCGAAGCGGTCGATATAAGCGAGCTTATGTTGACCTTCACGAACTCGGTTGTGTGTAGACAAGCGTTCGGGAAGAAGTACAACGAAGAGGGGGAAGAGATGAAGAGGTTCATCAGTATTCTCTATGGGACTCAGAGCGTTTTGGGGAAGATATTTTTTGCAGATTTTTTTCCCTATTGCGGCTTTCTTGATAATTTGTCAGGCCTCACAGCTTATCTGAAAGAATGTTTTGATAGAGCAGACCTTTATCTTCAAGAGGTTGTCAATGAGACGCTTGATCCCAAAAGGGCCAAGCCCGAAACCGAGAGCATGATCGATCTCTTGATGGGGATTTACGAAGCACAACCTTTGGCTTCTGAGTTCACTATTGATAATGTCAAAGCCGTGATCATG GATATCATAGTGGCGGGAACAGATACCGCAGCTGCGGCGGTTGTGTGGGGGATGACGTATCTAATGAAGTACCCTCAAGTATTGAAGAAAGCTCAAGCAGAAGTGAGAGAATATATGAGAGAGAAAGGTTCAACGTTCGTTAACGAAGATGATGTCAAGAACCTTCCTTACTTCAAGGCCTTAGTTAAAGAAACCCTAAGGATCGAACCGGTCATACCTCTCCTTATCCCTCGTGCATGCATTCAAGACACCAAGATCGCGGGTTACGACGTCCCGGCTGGGACTACCGTTAACGTCAACGCGTGGGCTGTGTCACGTGACGAGAAGGAGTGGGGACCGAACCCTGACGAGTTCAGGCCCGAGAGGTTTTTTGAGAAGGATGTTGACTTCAAAGGCACGGACTACGAGTTCATACCGTTTGGGTCAGGCCGGAGAATGTGCCCCGGAATGCGTCTTGGTGCGGCGATGCTTGAGGTTCCTTACGCTAATCTTCTTCTCAATTATAACTTTAGACTTCCTAATGGGATGAAACCAGACGAGATCAACATGGATGTCATGACTGGTCTCGCTATGCACAAGGCGCAGCATCTCAAGCTTGTTCCCGAGAAAGTGAACATGTACTAA